A section of the Deinococcus hopiensis KR-140 genome encodes:
- a CDS encoding response regulator, whose product MALPFHYLLIDDSPHDQLLAQEAFDHLCPECVLTCVSTGREALDLLARQRFEPDVVLLDVNMPGMNGFEVLETLKKDPRLSRIPVVMLSTSRSKGDVRKAYTLHASSYLVKSASFEEFVRQIDNFLKYWQAVEFDHRELRDNPPQSQERKNTD is encoded by the coding sequence GTGGCCCTTCCTTTTCACTACCTGCTGATCGATGACAGCCCGCACGATCAACTCCTTGCGCAAGAGGCCTTCGACCACCTCTGTCCGGAGTGCGTCCTGACCTGCGTGAGTACGGGAAGAGAAGCGCTGGACCTGCTGGCGCGCCAGCGGTTTGAGCCGGATGTCGTCCTCCTGGACGTCAACATGCCTGGCATGAATGGCTTTGAAGTCCTGGAAACCCTAAAAAAGGACCCTCGGCTGAGCCGAATCCCGGTCGTGATGCTCTCCACCTCCAGGAGCAAGGGAGACGTTCGCAAAGCGTATACCCTGCACGCCAGTTCCTACCTGGTGAAGTCAGCCAGTTTCGAGGAGTTCGTGCGTCAGATCGATAACTTTCTGAAGTACTGGCAGGCGGTTGAGTTTGACCACCGGGAGCTGAGGGACAATCCCCCACAGTCCCAGGAGCGGAAGAACACCGACTAG
- a CDS encoding Rad52/Rad22 family DNA repair protein gives MLYPQLKGQLAAPFPSARVCWKPQAFSRDRSSALMVAFIDARTVMERLDAVCPGGWTFDVKLFPGTPPTARGRLTVLGLTRSDVGEAGEGEAGTLKAAASDALKRCAVHFGVGRYLYDLPRCWVAWDEDRRAPAEPPTLPEWARPEDERSAGAPHVIGALETLRAGLPGDVAKLREVYRHLRAALDVLERTE, from the coding sequence CTGCTGTACCCCCAATTGAAAGGGCAGCTCGCCGCGCCCTTTCCCTCGGCCCGGGTGTGCTGGAAACCGCAGGCCTTCAGCCGGGACCGCTCCTCGGCGCTGATGGTGGCGTTTATCGACGCGCGGACGGTGATGGAGCGGCTCGACGCGGTGTGTCCCGGCGGGTGGACCTTCGATGTGAAGCTCTTTCCCGGCACCCCGCCCACCGCGCGGGGTCGCCTGACCGTGCTGGGGCTGACACGCAGCGACGTGGGCGAGGCGGGCGAGGGCGAAGCGGGGACCCTCAAGGCGGCGGCGAGCGACGCCCTGAAGCGCTGTGCGGTGCATTTCGGGGTGGGCCGCTACCTGTATGACCTGCCCCGCTGCTGGGTGGCCTGGGACGAGGACCGCCGCGCCCCGGCTGAGCCGCCCACCCTGCCTGAGTGGGCCCGGCCCGAGGACGAGCGGAGCGCCGGAGCCCCGCACGTCATCGGCGCGCTGGAGACGTTGCGGGCCGGGTTACCGGGCGACGTGGCGAAGCTGCGTGAGGTCTACCGTCATCTGCGTGCGGCGCTGGACGTCCTGGAGCGCACGGAATGA
- a CDS encoding BMP family lipoprotein, translating into MLKKNASRLVLISLLLGSAHAASFTVGLAFDLGGRNDQGFNQGAFEGAKRAIAEVGGSIQTYEPKTLEEVGKGIDGLAKKGANLVVGVGFANNGAITGTAASNPDAHFVTVDDLPKGENTVGLRFREHEGSFLAGWLAGKQSATGRIGFIGGLDIPVINRFKAGFQAGVKFACPACKVTVSYVDNDTQGFNNPKKAQLIAAGMMKSGVDIIYAAAGASGYGLIEQVKAQPCLRASGLPEGVRFTSNNFASVPRSAGDQKACAGDARPTFFIGVDTNQNGLGDFDKNPATLNHGLTSVLKRVDNAVYSIVKEVAEGRPWRAGDRSFGLSNGGIDLAVDKYNQALIPEAMKKNLETVEKLVIGGTIKVPAK; encoded by the coding sequence ATGCTCAAGAAGAACGCTTCAAGGCTTGTCCTCATTTCGCTGCTTCTGGGCTCCGCCCACGCCGCGTCGTTCACAGTGGGTCTGGCCTTCGACCTCGGAGGCCGGAACGATCAGGGCTTCAACCAGGGCGCGTTCGAAGGGGCCAAACGCGCGATCGCTGAAGTGGGCGGCAGCATTCAGACCTACGAGCCGAAAACGCTCGAAGAGGTGGGCAAAGGGATTGACGGCCTCGCCAAGAAAGGCGCGAACCTGGTCGTCGGCGTTGGTTTTGCCAACAATGGGGCCATCACTGGCACGGCCGCCAGCAACCCGGACGCCCACTTCGTGACGGTGGACGATCTGCCCAAAGGGGAGAACACGGTGGGCCTGCGCTTCCGCGAGCACGAGGGCAGCTTCCTGGCGGGTTGGCTGGCGGGCAAACAGAGTGCGACGGGCCGCATCGGCTTCATCGGAGGACTGGACATTCCGGTCATCAACCGCTTCAAAGCCGGGTTTCAGGCGGGCGTGAAGTTCGCCTGCCCCGCCTGCAAGGTGACGGTCAGCTACGTCGACAACGACACGCAGGGCTTCAACAATCCGAAAAAAGCCCAGCTGATTGCGGCCGGCATGATGAAGAGCGGGGTGGACATCATCTACGCGGCGGCGGGTGCCAGCGGGTACGGGCTAATCGAGCAGGTCAAGGCGCAGCCATGCCTGAGGGCGAGCGGCCTTCCAGAAGGCGTGCGGTTCACGTCCAACAACTTCGCCAGCGTACCCAGGAGTGCGGGAGATCAGAAGGCTTGCGCTGGCGACGCGCGCCCCACCTTCTTCATCGGGGTCGACACGAACCAGAACGGACTGGGGGACTTCGACAAGAATCCGGCGACGCTCAACCACGGCCTGACCTCGGTCTTGAAGCGCGTGGACAACGCGGTGTACTCCATCGTGAAGGAAGTCGCCGAGGGGCGGCCCTGGCGTGCGGGCGACCGCTCCTTCGGGCTCAGCAACGGCGGCATTGACCTCGCGGTGGACAAGTACAACCAGGCCCTGATTCCCGAAGCGATGAAGAAGAACCTGGAAACGGTCGAGAAACTCGTGATCGGCGGGACCATCAAGGTCCCCGCCAAGTAA
- a CDS encoding DUF4384 domain-containing protein — protein MKKLLTASLVMGVALPTPALAQARLSAQSIIVNPAPADLSVSVRVDRDPTGAAVPVYRPGEDVSISATVNQDAYVYLFSVDASGDVTQILPNRLGGENFIKANTTAVFPPAGSNFRFTVDGENGLNKVLALASLTPLDLSQLSAFKSQQDQFATVTARGQEGLAQALSIVVNPVPPQSWTTNTAFFSVVPQTPVTTGSLFVGTNVSGATVFLAEQRLGTANATYSNLRPGTYPVRVQAAGQRDFTGTVTIRAGSVSNVNVDFAQAAQPAPVAQPGAATVLDLFRSLLGAVSGQVQDPARSAYDQKVGEWQRQGYALQSTRQTAMGYEGMLVKGASAVTVTVTRGVGRTLSVQVSETTQYRY, from the coding sequence ATGAAGAAGTTGCTGACCGCTTCCCTGGTCATGGGCGTTGCCCTGCCGACCCCCGCGCTCGCTCAGGCCCGTCTGAGCGCCCAGAGCATCATCGTCAATCCGGCGCCCGCGGACCTCAGCGTCAGCGTGCGGGTGGACCGCGACCCCACAGGCGCCGCCGTTCCCGTCTACCGGCCCGGTGAAGACGTGAGCATCAGCGCCACCGTGAATCAGGACGCCTACGTGTACCTGTTTAGCGTGGACGCCTCCGGTGATGTGACCCAGATTCTGCCCAACCGCCTGGGCGGCGAGAACTTCATCAAGGCGAACACGACCGCTGTGTTTCCCCCCGCGGGCAGCAACTTCCGCTTCACCGTGGACGGTGAGAACGGGCTGAACAAGGTGCTGGCGCTCGCCAGCCTCACCCCGCTGGACCTCTCGCAGCTCAGCGCCTTCAAGTCCCAGCAAGACCAGTTCGCCACCGTTACGGCGCGCGGCCAGGAGGGGCTGGCGCAGGCCCTGAGCATCGTGGTCAATCCCGTTCCACCGCAGAGCTGGACGACCAACACGGCCTTCTTCTCCGTTGTGCCCCAGACCCCCGTGACGACGGGCAGCCTCTTTGTGGGCACGAACGTCAGCGGGGCGACCGTCTTCCTGGCCGAGCAGCGCCTGGGGACCGCCAACGCGACCTACAGCAACCTGCGCCCCGGGACATACCCCGTGCGCGTGCAAGCTGCGGGCCAGCGTGATTTTACAGGGACCGTCACCATCCGGGCGGGAAGCGTGAGCAACGTCAATGTAGATTTCGCGCAGGCCGCGCAACCCGCTCCGGTGGCCCAGCCGGGCGCGGCCACGGTGCTCGACCTGTTCCGCAGCCTGCTCGGCGCCGTCTCGGGCCAGGTGCAAGACCCCGCGCGCAGCGCCTATGACCAGAAGGTCGGCGAGTGGCAACGTCAGGGCTACGCCCTGCAGTCGACCCGGCAGACCGCCATGGGCTATGAGGGGATGCTGGTCAAGGGGGCCAGCGCCGTGACCGTGACCGTCACGCGCGGTGTAGGCCGCACCCTGAGCGTACAGGTCAGCGAGACCACGCAGTACCGCTACTAA
- a CDS encoding IS630 family transposase (programmed frameshift) — MKPVGGRGYSLDLRERVVAAVEGGQSRQEVARLYRMRVETVDTYLEKQRLGTLHEVGRSSGRPPRVTLLHEQQLLKQLETHRDATLVEHARMLEEATGLKVSFKTVDRVFRKHHITHKKTLVASERSEEHRRQFLNDLAPYLTHPEQLVFLDERGFHTAMTRGYARAHRSERAQGHVPRDHGRNQTLICARQLTGPMVPFVLTGAVNGSAFEWYVRHLLCPALQPGQVVVMDNLSSHHRASVRVIIEAQGCQLLFLPPYSPDLGPIELRFSKIKAVVRAKACRNIDGLISTLGTALQAVRAQDITAWFRHAYPSASL, encoded by the exons ATGAAGCCAGTCGGGGGTCGAGGATACAGTCTGGATTTGCGAGAACGAGTGGTGGCGGCGGTAGAAGGCGGACAGAGCCGGCAAGAAGTCGCCCGGTTGTACCGAATGCGCGTCGAAACCGTTGATACATATCTGGAAAAGCAGCGCTTGGGAACACTCCACGAAGTGGGTCGGTCTTCTGGACGTCCTCCACGTGTCACCCTCCTCCACGAACAGCAACTGTTGAAGCAACTCGAAACGCATCGGGACGCGACCTTGGTCGAGCATGCTCGCATGCTCGAAGAAGCGACAGGATTAAAGGTCAGTTTTAAAACAGTGGACCGGGTGTTTCGCAAGCACCACATCACCCAT AAAAAAACGCTGGTCGCGAGCGAACGAAGTGAAGAGCACAGACGGCAGTTTCTAAATGATCTGGCTCCCTATCTCACGCATCCGGAACAATTGGTCTTCCTGGACGAGCGTGGTTTTCATACAGCAATGACACGTGGGTACGCCCGTGCTCACCGTTCTGAGCGCGCTCAGGGCCATGTTCCCAGGGATCACGGACGCAATCAGACGTTGATTTGCGCCCGACAACTTACGGGACCCATGGTCCCGTTCGTCCTGACTGGGGCGGTCAATGGTTCAGCGTTCGAATGGTACGTCCGCCACCTGCTCTGTCCTGCCTTACAGCCAGGACAGGTCGTTGTCATGGACAATCTGTCCTCTCATCATCGAGCCTCTGTTCGCGTGATTATTGAGGCACAGGGGTGTCAGCTCTTGTTCCTTCCGCCCTATAGTCCCGACTTGGGTCCCATTGAACTGAGGTTCTCCAAGATCAAAGCCGTCGTAAGAGCAAAGGCTTGTCGAAACATCGACGGTCTCATCTCTACTCTTGGAACTGCTTTGCAGGCGGTTCGCGCGCAGGACATTACTGCCTGGTTCCGGCATGCCTACCCTTCGGCGTCTTTATGA
- a CDS encoding alpha/beta fold hydrolase has product MLIATPPTQADPHFAVPMQIADRLNTRIRGSGERTLLFAHGFCSTQEVFDRQVEAFAPHYRTVTFDLAGFGASHPSSWHPERHSALEGYAADLVDLIDALDLQRITLVGASMSAMTGLMASVARPERFEGLVFVSGSPRYLNGDGYFGGFDRESLDGFYALVGGSVYWRKAVTDMLLNLQGAETLEDVARSVDCTRTEVAYTAARAIFESDCRCWLARARHPVLVTQTRADEAVPEAVGHYLAQALPDAQLAFLPGRGHLPMRTQPEALNALLSAFLERTAPRAG; this is encoded by the coding sequence GTGCTGATCGCCACCCCGCCGACGCAAGCTGACCCCCATTTCGCCGTACCCATGCAGATTGCCGACCGCTTGAATACGCGGATCCGCGGGAGTGGGGAACGGACCCTGCTGTTTGCCCACGGTTTCTGCTCCACGCAGGAGGTTTTTGACCGGCAGGTGGAAGCTTTTGCTCCCCACTACCGCACCGTGACCTTCGACCTCGCTGGATTCGGCGCGTCTCATCCATCGAGCTGGCATCCCGAGCGGCACAGCGCCCTGGAAGGGTACGCGGCCGATCTGGTGGACCTGATAGACGCGCTGGACCTCCAGCGCATCACGCTGGTGGGCGCCTCCATGAGCGCCATGACGGGCCTGATGGCGTCGGTGGCGCGTCCCGAGCGCTTCGAGGGGCTGGTGTTTGTCTCCGGATCGCCCCGCTATCTCAATGGCGACGGCTACTTCGGGGGCTTTGACCGAGAATCGCTGGACGGGTTCTACGCGCTTGTGGGCGGCAGCGTGTACTGGAGAAAGGCCGTGACCGACATGCTCCTGAACCTGCAGGGCGCCGAGACGCTGGAGGACGTGGCCCGTTCTGTGGACTGTACCCGCACCGAGGTCGCCTACACCGCTGCGCGCGCCATCTTCGAGTCCGACTGCCGGTGCTGGCTGGCCCGGGCGCGTCATCCCGTGCTGGTCACGCAGACGCGCGCCGACGAAGCGGTCCCCGAAGCCGTGGGGCATTACCTGGCCCAGGCCCTGCCCGACGCGCAGCTGGCATTTCTTCCAGGCCGGGGCCACCTGCCCATGCGCACCCAGCCGGAGGCCTTGAACGCCCTGCTCAGCGCGTTTCTGGAAAGGACTGCGCCCCGCGCCGGGTAA
- a CDS encoding putative bifunctional diguanylate cyclase/phosphodiesterase, which translates to MSDAEHQRLAALYRYEVLGSPPDEALDRLARMGQSVLGVPIVIINLVAAHSTWFKSSVGTHLQGLRREDACCGWAIESSGAFTVPDIQADPRFQKDRMLTAEHARAYAGAPLITPDGQRIGAFAVFDLEVRTFTSEELGLLMDLAAVVMDELELRLTALHWREAQERSAYLAHHDALTGLPNRLRFFDRAEQALRQAERLGHPAAVMMLDLNGFKRINDSLGHAVGDGLLKAVGERLCEVVRSEDTVARFGGDEFAILLPELREPLAAMQVATKLLEAFDRPFALAQQAVRTRASLGISLYPHDGVDAAALLLAADTAMYSAKASPHLRYCFYSEAMSEAAQAKLRLQGQLRSALERGQLRLHYQPQVNLRTGKVVGFEALVRWPRADGSWARPEDFIPVAEESGLIVALGEWTLREACTQLVAWLNAGAPVWDLSINVSARQWESAGFLDMVRRTLRETGCPPERLLLEVTESALLSELSAAPKLTQQLCELGVRTALDDFGTQFSNLSQLQHLDVHQLKVDRSFTRGVPTVPKALALASTVITLGHSLGIPVVGEGVETEAQRATLKGLGCDLAQGFLFARPLPPREVEKLFLGGS; encoded by the coding sequence ATGTCGGACGCCGAGCACCAACGATTGGCTGCGCTCTACCGCTACGAGGTGCTCGGTTCGCCGCCGGATGAGGCCCTCGACCGCCTCGCCCGTATGGGGCAAAGCGTTCTCGGCGTCCCTATCGTCATCATCAACCTCGTGGCGGCGCATTCCACATGGTTCAAATCCAGCGTAGGCACGCATTTGCAGGGACTTCGCCGCGAGGACGCCTGCTGTGGATGGGCCATCGAAAGCAGTGGCGCCTTCACCGTTCCGGATATTCAGGCCGATCCCCGCTTCCAGAAGGACCGGATGCTTACCGCCGAACACGCCCGTGCCTACGCGGGTGCGCCGCTCATCACCCCGGATGGGCAGCGGATTGGCGCATTTGCCGTGTTCGACCTGGAGGTGCGCACCTTCACCTCAGAGGAGCTCGGCCTCTTGATGGACCTGGCGGCCGTGGTCATGGATGAGCTCGAACTCCGCCTGACCGCCCTCCATTGGCGGGAAGCCCAGGAACGCAGCGCCTACCTCGCGCACCACGACGCCCTCACCGGTCTTCCCAACCGCCTGCGCTTCTTTGACCGCGCGGAGCAGGCGCTGCGTCAGGCGGAGCGACTCGGTCATCCGGCCGCCGTCATGATGCTGGACCTGAACGGCTTCAAACGCATCAATGACTCCCTCGGGCACGCCGTGGGAGACGGGCTCCTCAAGGCTGTGGGCGAGCGCCTGTGCGAGGTGGTGCGCTCGGAAGACACCGTGGCGCGCTTCGGCGGAGACGAGTTCGCGATTCTGCTTCCCGAGTTGCGGGAGCCGCTCGCGGCCATGCAGGTGGCGACAAAACTTCTGGAAGCGTTTGACAGGCCCTTCGCACTTGCCCAACAGGCCGTCCGGACGCGCGCGAGCCTTGGGATCAGCCTGTACCCCCACGACGGTGTGGACGCCGCCGCCCTGCTTCTGGCCGCGGACACGGCCATGTACAGCGCAAAGGCGTCACCGCACCTGCGGTATTGCTTCTACAGTGAGGCGATGTCGGAGGCGGCCCAGGCCAAACTCCGGCTGCAAGGCCAGCTGCGCTCTGCGCTGGAGCGGGGGCAGCTGCGGCTGCACTACCAGCCCCAGGTGAACTTGCGGACGGGCAAGGTGGTGGGCTTTGAGGCCCTGGTCCGCTGGCCGCGCGCTGACGGAAGCTGGGCCCGTCCGGAAGACTTCATCCCGGTCGCGGAAGAGAGCGGCTTGATCGTGGCCCTGGGCGAGTGGACCCTGCGGGAAGCCTGCACGCAACTCGTGGCGTGGCTCAACGCCGGTGCGCCCGTCTGGGACCTGTCCATCAATGTCTCTGCCCGGCAGTGGGAAAGCGCTGGCTTTCTGGACATGGTGCGGCGCACGCTGCGTGAAACGGGCTGCCCACCCGAACGCCTGCTCCTGGAGGTGACGGAAAGCGCCCTGCTCTCAGAGCTCAGCGCCGCTCCCAAGTTGACGCAGCAACTGTGCGAGCTGGGTGTGCGCACCGCGCTGGATGATTTCGGGACCCAGTTTTCCAACCTCAGTCAGTTGCAACACCTTGACGTTCACCAGCTGAAGGTGGACCGCTCCTTCACGCGGGGCGTCCCGACGGTACCCAAGGCGCTGGCCCTGGCGTCGACCGTCATCACCCTCGGGCATAGCCTGGGAATTCCCGTGGTGGGCGAAGGGGTGGAGACCGAGGCGCAGCGCGCCACGCTCAAAGGTCTCGGGTGCGACCTGGCCCAGGGGTTTCTCTTTGCACGCCCCCTGCCCCCCAGGGAGGTTGAAAAACTGTTTCTGGGCGGAAGCTGA